In one Lolium rigidum isolate FL_2022 chromosome 3, APGP_CSIRO_Lrig_0.1, whole genome shotgun sequence genomic region, the following are encoded:
- the LOC124700752 gene encoding accelerated cell death 11-like: MGSNEADKPLRRIGASFEDLAAVAKQQQPAAMAAGDFSRACSHVSVLFGCLGIAFKFAEMDYVAKVNDLLEASKSVSTLPSMVEQDIQKGTVRVAGSHTRNLLRVKRGIDMVKVLFEQILVTEGNSLKDAASKAYAQVFAPHHGWAIRKAVGAGMYALPSKSQLLKKLNEDETSAKAQMQSFVRSSGPVILYIEDLFTSRNLGLDW, translated from the exons ATGGGGTCGAACGAGGcggacaagccgctgcggcggatCGGCGCGTCGTTCGAGGACCTGGCGGCCGTCGCGAAGCAGCAGCAGcccgcggcgatggcggcgggggACTTCTCCCGCGCCTGCTCCCACGTCTCCGTCCTCTTCGGCTGCCTCGGCATCGCCTTCAAGTTCGCCGAGATGGACTACGTCGCCAAG GTCAATGACTTACTGGAGGCATCGAAGTCGGTCTCAACACTGCCGTCCATGGTCGAGCAAGACATTCAGAAAGGCACTGTCAGAGTGGCGGGCAGCCACACCAGGAATCTGCTCAGGGTTAAGCGTGGGATTGATATGGTGAAAGTTCTGTTTGAGCAGATATTGGTTACAGA GGGCAACTCCCTGAAGGACGCAGCATCAAAGGCTTATGCTCAGGTGTTTGCTCCTCACCATGGCTGGGCCATAAGGAAAGCAGTTGGTGCTGGAATGTACGCCCTTCCTTCCAAGTCGCAGCTCTTGAAGAAGCTGAATGAAGATG AGACTTCAGCAAAGGCTCAAATGCAGAGTTTTGTGAGGTCATCTGGACCAGTAATTCTCTACATCGAAGACCTCTTCACCTCAAGGAATTTAGGATTAGACTGGTGA